In Mycobacterium sp. Aquia_213, the sequence ATGCCGAACTCGCCCCACTTCGCGATGTCGGTTGCCAGCGCGGCGGTCTTCAGCGGCGACTCCAGCTTGAACGCGCCCGCCTCGAAGATCTTCCGCACGTAGTGCAGTTCGGCCGAGCCACGTTCGACGTACTGCTGGACCTTGGAGACGGCTTGCCCGGGCAGGCCAGGAAGGTTTGGCATACGCTCACCATATGTGACGCGGGTCGCAACGCGACCAGAAAATTTTCCCGGAATTACGATGAACCCCATGGCCGGTCCGGTGTCATTGGAGGTTGCCGGGCACCGCGTCGAGATCACGCACCCGGACAAAGTCGTGTTCGAAGGCCGTGGTGAAACGGGGCCTTACACCAAGCTCGACCTGGTCCGCTACTACCTCTCGGTCGCCGACGGAGCGTTGCGGGGGGTGGCCGGCCGGCCGATGATCCTGAAGCGCTTCGTCAAGGGCATCGCCGAAGAGGCGGTGTTCCAAAAGCGCGCGCCGACGAAACGGCCGGACTGGGTCGACGTTGCCGAACTCCACTACGCGCGGGGCACGTCCGCCGCGGAGGCCGTGATCCATGACGCTGCCGGGCTGGCGTGGGCGATCAACTTGGGCTGCGTGGATCTCAACCCCCATCCGGTGCTCGCGACCGATCTCGATCACCCCGACGAGCTGCGGGTCGATCTGGACCCGATGCCCGGGGTCGACTGGCAGGGGATCGTCGACGTGGCATTGGTGGCCCGCGAGGTGCTGGAGGACTACGGGCTCGTCGGGTGGCCGAAGACGTCCGGGTCGCGGGGCTTTCACATCTACGCCCGCATCGCCCCGCGCTGGGAGTTCCGTCAGGTCCGGCTGGCCGCCCAGACCGTGGCCCGTGAGGTCGAGCGGCGGGTGCCCGACGCGGCGACCAGCCGCTGGTGGAAGGAAGAGCGCGAGGGCGTTTTCGTCGACTTCAACCAGAACGCGAAGGACCGCACGGTCGCGTCGGCCTACTCGGTGCGGGCCACCGTCGATGCCCGGGTGTCGACGCCGCTGCACTGGGACGAGGTCGCCGACTGCCGGCCGGAGACGTTCACGATCGCCACCGTTCCCGAGCGGTTCGCCGATATCGGCGACCCGTGGGCGGGGATGGACGACGCGGTCGGCGAGCTGGACCGGCTGCTGATGCTGGCCGAGGAAATGGGACCCCCGGAGCGGGCGCCCCGCGGCGCGGGAAAGAGTCCCGACGGCCGGCGCCAGTCCTCGATGCCGCTGATCGAGATCGCCCGGACCAAGACCAAGGACGAGGCGATGGCCGCGCTGGATACCTGGCGCGATCGCTACCCCGCCGTCGCCGAGCGGTTGCAGCCGGCCGACGTGCTGGTCGATGGCATGCGCGGGCCGAGTTCGATTTGGTACCGGATCCGGATCAACCTGCAGCACGTTCCGGCCGACCAGCGCCCACCGCAGGAGGAGCTGATTGCCGACTACAGCCCCTGGGCGGGATACACACCGCCGGCCTCCCGGGGCTGAGCGGCCAAACCGAGCGGCGATGCAGGTCAGGGTCAGCGACGCGATACTCTCACGCGATGCGACAGGGATGGAATCGGCGGGGGTTCTTGCAGCTCGCCGGTGCCGCTGCGGCCGCCGCGGCAGCCGGGGTGTCGGCGGGGTGTTCGGACCCCAAACCGACGACTCCGAGCGCCCCGGGCGGCGACGGCGTGACGATCACCCATCTCTTCGGTCAGACCGTCATCAAGGCGCCACCCAAGCGCGTGGTCAGCGCCGGCTACACCGAGCAAGACGACCTGCTCGCGCTCGGCGTCGTGCCGATCGCGGTGACCAACTGGTTCGGTGACCAGCCGTTCGCGGTGTGGCCGTGGGCCCAGCCCAAGCTCGGCGGCGCGCAACCCGTGGTGTTGAACCTGGACAACGGAATTCCCGTCGATCAGATCTCCGGCCTGAAGCCTGATTTGATCGTCGCGATCAACGCCGGCCTAGACGCCGACACCTACCAGAAGCTGTCCGCGATCGCCCCGACCATCGCGCAGTCCGACGGCGACGCCTTCTTCGAGCCGTGGAAAGACCAGGCCACCGCGATCGGGCAAGCGGTCTTCCAGGCCGACCAGATGAAGACGCTGATCGATGGCGTCGACAAGCAGTTCGTCGCCGTCGCCCAGAATCACCCACAGTGGAAGACCAAGCGGGCATTGCTGATGCAGGGCAGCCTGTTTCGGGGCAGCGTGGTCGCCACCGCGGCGGGCTGGCGGACCGACTTCCTCAACCAGATGGGTTTCGTCATCGCCGACAGCATCAAGTCTTTCGTCAGCGATCACCGCGCCGTCATCCCGCGCGATCAGATCAAAACGGTGCTCGATTCCGCCGACGTGGTGATCTGGACGACCCAGAGTCCCGACGAGCAGAAGGCGCTGCTGGCCGATCCCGAGGTAGCGGGATCGCAGGCGACCGCGCAGAACCGCCACGTCTTCACCACCAAGGACCAGGCCGGTGCGATCGCATTCGCGTCGCCGCTGAGCTACCCGATGGTCGCCGATCAACTGCCCCCGATGATCGGCAAGGTCCTCGGTTAGACCCCGCCTCTTTGAGCATTCGCTAAGGCAGCTCTGGCAGTGCTCGAAATTCCCGCCCCAGCCCCTTTGCCTGCGTCGATTCCGAAGTTACCGTTCAGTAATGAGTGTGACGGATCTCCCCACGGACGTGCCGACCGAGTTGATCGGCAACGTCGTTCTGGACTACGGCGACCAGGCGCTGTTGGTGCAATGTGGCAGCACCGCGGAGGTATTGGCATGGGCGGACGCGTTGCGTGCGGCGGCGCTGCCCGGGGTGCTCGACATCGTTCCCGCCGCCCGAACGGTGCTGGTCAAACTCGACGGCCCGCGCTATCAGGGAGTCATCCGTCAGCGACTGCGGAAACTGCGGGTAACCGCGGATACGGCCGCCCCGGCGCAGCGCATCGCCGACGTGGTGATCGACGTCGTCTACGACGGTCCGGACCTCGCCGAGGTCGCCGGCCACACCGGGCTGACGACAGCACAGGTCATCAACGCTCACACCGCCACGTTGTGGCGAGTCGGATTCAGTGGATTCGCACCAGGTTTCGCGTACCTGGTCGACGGCGACCCCCGGCTGCGGGTGCCGCGCCACGCCGAGCCGCGCACCGCGGTACCGGCGGGATCGGTCGCACTGGCGGGCGAGTTCAGCGCGATCTATCCACGCCAATCCCCCGGCGGCTGGCAACTCATCGGTCACACCGACGCAGTCCTGTGGGACCTGGCGCGATCCGATCCGGCGTTGCTGACGCAGGGCATGTGGGTTCAATTCCGCGCCGTGTAACCGAGGAGCATGCCGTGACAAACCCCGTTGTCAGCCTGGAAATTCTGCGTACCGGACCGCTCGCCGTCGTCCAAGACCTCGGCCGGGTCGGGCAGGCCCACCTCGGCGTCGGCCGGTCCGGCGCCGCCGATCGCCGCTCGCACAAGCTCGCCAACCGGCTGGTCGCTAACCCCGACGACCGCGCGACCGTCGAAGTGACCTTCGGGGGTTTCGCGGCCCGGGTGCGCGGCGGCGACGTCGACATCGCGGTGACCGGTGCCGACACCGACCCGTCGGTCAACGGAATCAAGTTCGGCACCAACAGCATTCATCACGTCCGCGACGGCCAGGTGATTTCGCTGGGCACCCCGCGGGCCGGACTGCGGACGTACCTGGCGGTGCGTGGCGGCGTTTGCGTGGAGCCGGTGCTGGGCTCGCGCAGCTACGACGTGATGTCGGCGATAGGCCCCTCTCCGCTGTCCCCCGGAGA encodes:
- a CDS encoding DNA polymerase domain-containing protein, producing the protein MNPMAGPVSLEVAGHRVEITHPDKVVFEGRGETGPYTKLDLVRYYLSVADGALRGVAGRPMILKRFVKGIAEEAVFQKRAPTKRPDWVDVAELHYARGTSAAEAVIHDAAGLAWAINLGCVDLNPHPVLATDLDHPDELRVDLDPMPGVDWQGIVDVALVAREVLEDYGLVGWPKTSGSRGFHIYARIAPRWEFRQVRLAAQTVAREVERRVPDAATSRWWKEEREGVFVDFNQNAKDRTVASAYSVRATVDARVSTPLHWDEVADCRPETFTIATVPERFADIGDPWAGMDDAVGELDRLLMLAEEMGPPERAPRGAGKSPDGRRQSSMPLIEIARTKTKDEAMAALDTWRDRYPAVAERLQPADVLVDGMRGPSSIWYRIRINLQHVPADQRPPQEELIADYSPWAGYTPPASRG
- a CDS encoding ABC transporter substrate-binding protein; translation: MRQGWNRRGFLQLAGAAAAAAAAGVSAGCSDPKPTTPSAPGGDGVTITHLFGQTVIKAPPKRVVSAGYTEQDDLLALGVVPIAVTNWFGDQPFAVWPWAQPKLGGAQPVVLNLDNGIPVDQISGLKPDLIVAINAGLDADTYQKLSAIAPTIAQSDGDAFFEPWKDQATAIGQAVFQADQMKTLIDGVDKQFVAVAQNHPQWKTKRALLMQGSLFRGSVVATAAGWRTDFLNQMGFVIADSIKSFVSDHRAVIPRDQIKTVLDSADVVIWTTQSPDEQKALLADPEVAGSQATAQNRHVFTTKDQAGAIAFASPLSYPMVADQLPPMIGKVLG
- a CDS encoding 5-oxoprolinase/urea amidolyase family protein; its protein translation is MTNPVVSLEILRTGPLAVVQDLGRVGQAHLGVGRSGAADRRSHKLANRLVANPDDRATVEVTFGGFAARVRGGDVDIAVTGADTDPSVNGIKFGTNSIHHVRDGQVISLGTPRAGLRTYLAVRGGVCVEPVLGSRSYDVMSAIGPSPLSPGDQLPVGAHTDEYPELDQAPVAAITGDTVELLVVPGPRDDWFVDPNVLVHTDWVASDRSDRVGMRLVGRALQYRFPDRQLPSEGATRGAIQVPPNGLPVILGPDHPITGGYPVVGVVIDEDIDKVAQVRAGQRVRLHWARPRSPMGDQSH
- a CDS encoding 5-oxoprolinase subunit B family protein; the protein is MSVTDLPTDVPTELIGNVVLDYGDQALLVQCGSTAEVLAWADALRAAALPGVLDIVPAARTVLVKLDGPRYQGVIRQRLRKLRVTADTAAPAQRIADVVIDVVYDGPDLAEVAGHTGLTTAQVINAHTATLWRVGFSGFAPGFAYLVDGDPRLRVPRHAEPRTAVPAGSVALAGEFSAIYPRQSPGGWQLIGHTDAVLWDLARSDPALLTQGMWVQFRAV